The nucleotide window GAAGTGCAAGCACCGACACACAATGTGCGTCTGGGACGTGGTGATGTTTTCGGTGAAATTGCGCTCATGACAGGTGGCCGCCGCAGCGCAGATGTTTTTGCACTTGGCTATTGCCAGCTTCTCTATCTCAAGGCTCACGATTTCAAGGCATTGATGGAACAGCACCCGGATCTGCGCGATCACGTGGTCAGCCTTGCGCAGGAGCGGCAGCTCATGAACATCGATGAGCCCGAGCATGACGTGGAAGATCCGGTGTTTCCAGTCTTCACCAAAGACGACCCGGACACTGAGCCGGCAAATGACGAGGAAACCCCGGCAACAGAACAGCCCGAACCGGCCGGTTCGGAACCGGAGCACGCCGACAAAGTCAATGCAGCATCCAGTGATACCGACCCTGAATTGACCGAGAGCAGCAAGACGGCTGCACCGGAGCCAGCAAATGACGCTACGGCCGCTGAAGAACCAGCTATCGAGCCCTCGGAAGAAAAAATCACCGACGCTGAAGGGCGCTCAGAAACTTCAGAGCCTGAGACATCCGATCAGGCAATAAAAAAGGAGACCGCATCCGGGTGACGCGACCTCCCTCAAGTCGGACCGGTTTTCCGGATCAACCGGCCTTCTGGATTTCAACCGCATGCGGATACGGAATGGAGATACCGCCAGCGTCGAAGGCTTCCTTCACCGTTTTAAGCATGTGGAACTTGAGCTCCCAATAGTCGCCCGCGTTGCACCACAGACGCACGCCCAGATCCACTGAACTGTCGCCGAGATTGGTGACCCGCACCCAGGCCTCCGGGTCCTTCAACACACGATCGTCCGCGTTCGCGACATCCAGAATGATTTGCGTGGCCTTGTCTGCATCATCGCCGTAGTCGATGCCGAAAGTCAGATCGAGACGGCGTGTGTCGTGTGCAGAAAAGTTGGTTATCACCGCGCCCCAGGCCTTACCATTGGGCATGATGATCTGCACATTGTCTGGCGTTACCAGTTCGGTGACAAAAATATTGAGGTCCTTCACCGTTCCGGATGTGCCACCAACGTCGACGAACTGACCGATCTTGTAAGGCCGGAAAATGATCAGCATGACACCGGCTGCGATGTCGCTGAGGGTTCCCTGCAAGGCCAGACCGACAGCCAGGGTACCTGCACCGAGAACCGCAACAAGGCTCGTTGCCTCAATGCCGAACAGCTGAAGGATCGCGATGACAGTGACCAGAAGCACCAACCAGCGAACGATGGAAGCTGCAAATCCGCCAATCGTATCGTCGATCTGCGGGTGACTGACGATCCGTTTTCTGACAATGCCTGCCAGGAAACCAGCCAGGAACCAGCCGATAATCAGGACAATTAGGGCTTTTGCCGCATTTATGATGAGCGGCATGTAGACGCCCATCTGGTCCATTGCACCTTCCATCGGTATTACTCCACTTCATTCAATCGGTTTGAATAACTGTGACTCGTAGCAGTGCAATTGCCAAGTTTCCAGAACATGTGCTTGGCAATTGCAACAGGTTTTGTTGGCTTCAGATACCTGTTCCATCTCTTGGCTGACCGCCAAGTGAGCACCATCTGCCCTAAGGTCAGCTTTGAGCCTCTGCGCTCCAGTCCTCAAGGAACTGCGCCATCTCCTCGTTGCCGCAATTGGTCAGAAACTTGGGGTGCAGGATACTGCCCGCTTCAAGCAGCAACCTTGCGCACATGATGTGGTCGGCTTCCGGCCTTTGTGGCGCGAATTCCGATCCATGTAGCACCGTATCAAGTGCATCACCTCCATATCCGTTTGTCCTGTCCAGATCCGGTTTGAAGGACAGGAAAAACGTGGTTTCAGGAACCAGACCGTTCCAACCGGCAATATGAAGCGGCGACATTCCCATGCCGTCGATCATGTCCGGGTCAAGCCCTGCTTTCACCAGCGCCTTCGCGTGGTCAAGCCTTCCAGGCTCACCAACGAGATTGGTCAAAAGGCATCTGTCCTCGTCATTGAGGTCCTGAACACGCAGCTTGCCAGGTTCAGGCACCCCGTCTGCGCACTTGGCCAAAACTTGCTCGTTTGCCGACAGTTCGGGTGCATGATCCCGAGATTCCAGATATCTGGCAGCTGCCCGGTTCCCGTAGATCCGCGCAAGACCATAGGGCGTATGCCCCTTCCAAATCGCCGACGGATCGGCTCCGAACTCAAGAAGCAATTCAATCACCGCAACCGACCGTCCACGCCGAACCGCCTGATGAAGGGATGGAATGGTGTCCATCGGTTCACCGCTCGGATGATCCGGCACGGACAAATTCGGGTCGGCGCCCGCCTCCAGCAAAAGACGCACCATATCCACATTCTCTGTGTCCAGGGCGCGCGGCAAAGCATTTGTTCCGTTTGGTTTGGCACCGTGTTTCAACAGCAACGACAGTGCCCGTGTCTGACCAAGCTCGGTGCTATGGTAGAGGCTCTCGTCATCATTCGGGTCAGCTCCACGGTCCAGGAGCCATCTTCCAAGCTCGAAATTATCGGCATGACACATCGCACCATACAGTGCCGACAGCTTGTGCTCCTGGCCGGGTTGCGCCGGATACCGATCATCGACATCCGCACCATGTGCGACCAGCAGTTCGGCGATGGACATCATGTCCCTCAATTTCTCCGGACTGCGATGGATTTCCTTTGAAAAAGCGAGATGCAACAAAGGTGAGCGAATGCCAACAATGCGGGCTGCGGCATCCGGGTCGACCTCTATCGTTCTGCGCACAGACGCCAGATCGTAGAGCGCAATTTGCAGTCCAAAGTTTTCGTCTTTGAGATCAGGGGTATCCTGGA belongs to Roseibium porphyridii and includes:
- a CDS encoding ankyrin repeat domain-containing protein, which codes for MSNGPLSSLDSYKKAARQLKKAHAKGDADARARVAAHVDPKKALRHADFLHVIACEAGQDSWPKLKFVLESAAMSRAEKAERLKMALYFGQHWITEKLLQDTPDLKDENFGLQIALYDLASVRRTIEVDPDAAARIVGIRSPLLHLAFSKEIHRSPEKLRDMMSIAELLVAHGADVDDRYPAQPGQEHKLSALYGAMCHADNFELGRWLLDRGADPNDDESLYHSTELGQTRALSLLLKHGAKPNGTNALPRALDTENVDMVRLLLEAGADPNLSVPDHPSGEPMDTIPSLHQAVRRGRSVAVIELLLEFGADPSAIWKGHTPYGLARIYGNRAAARYLESRDHAPELSANEQVLAKCADGVPEPGKLRVQDLNDEDRCLLTNLVGEPGRLDHAKALVKAGLDPDMIDGMGMSPLHIAGWNGLVPETTFFLSFKPDLDRTNGYGGDALDTVLHGSEFAPQRPEADHIMCARLLLEAGSILHPKFLTNCGNEEMAQFLEDWSAEAQS
- a CDS encoding mechanosensitive ion channel family protein; its protein translation is MDQMGVYMPLIINAAKALIVLIIGWFLAGFLAGIVRKRIVSHPQIDDTIGGFAASIVRWLVLLVTVIAILQLFGIEATSLVAVLGAGTLAVGLALQGTLSDIAAGVMLIIFRPYKIGQFVDVGGTSGTVKDLNIFVTELVTPDNVQIIMPNGKAWGAVITNFSAHDTRRLDLTFGIDYGDDADKATQIILDVANADDRVLKDPEAWVRVTNLGDSSVDLGVRLWCNAGDYWELKFHMLKTVKEAFDAGGISIPYPHAVEIQKAG